In Setaria italica strain Yugu1 chromosome IX, Setaria_italica_v2.0, whole genome shotgun sequence, the genomic stretch ATATTGCTAGGCGGCGCGAATGGGACTAAGTTGCACGAGATGGGAGATCGTTCAAGCGTAGTGGAAATTCGGGGGCGCTCTGAGCAGCATAGTAGAAGATTTCGTTGCTGCGCCCTTCGAAATGTCAGCCCAGGTGTTAGAGAGCTTGTAGGGGGGTTTCGTGCATGGCAACCTAGGTTTGCTATGTCCGAGATGTATCATGTGTAGAGGAAACTTGCTTGATTTTGTGTATTGTTTAGCTAAGGTAGACAGCCACTAGCTTTGAGTAGAATATACTGGAGTATCTATATTGAACTCATGTACTGAGTTTAATGTGCTTATTTAATTAGTGATTTTCAGGATAAATATTTGTTGCATGTATGGCCTGGACTTATCCATAGTGCCTGCTACAGCTACAAAACCGAACTTGAGCTGTGCCATTGCCATCATATTTGAGTGCTTCCTCCGATCATAAATACAAGTCCATCTATGTTTGTCCTAAGATAAACTTCTTTTAACTTTGAAAGATACTTCCACAACATTTAACTTTTTCTAAGATAACATATTTCTTTATAGCTTTTGCTACCCAAAATTTAAaaggtttgacttaggacaaacctagaTGAGCATATTTTGTGATTGGAGGAAGTATATATTACTAATTGAGCATACGATACTAATGACACTAGAAGCCCAGAGTCGTGAATAAATGCTACTTGAACTATTGGGCGTACTTGATTATTTAAATATATGCAGTGGATGTACCACATTTTTCTTACTAGACTTGTAGCAATTAACACCTGGCAATTATGTAGAAATTTTTGTTAAATGTTTGACAATAACTTAGTTATGTTTCGTGTCTACAGTTTTATTGTGACATTCTCAAACAGAGCTCCTGATCCAgagaaagatagtgcatctgtTCAAGAGTTCCTGGAAAACATGGAAGGTGCTTTCAGAGCCCACACTCCTTGGGCTGGCAGTTCagaggaagaactagagagtgCTGGTGAGGTAATTTCCTTATTCTGCAGTGCTACTACTGCATTTGTACACGTATGAAGACAGTGTTCAGTATATTTGTTCTTACAGACACCTGACTCTGAAATAACGATGAAAAGACAAGCTAACCCATCTTCAGCTCTCATATACAACAGCAAGCAGACTTAGACTCACATATGAGCACTGGAAACCTGGCAAAAAGCACCCAGCTAAAGAGATAGCATTCTACCAAAGCAGAATAGCACTCACTCAACAGGGCAAGAACCAAACATGTTTTAGATAATATAGTGACATTATCTCAGCATTTTGGAACACATCAATCTTCAGTGCTCATGGGTTGTCTACATCTGTCACTAGCCGACTTCAGGCAAGATGTCTTGCTTGAATGCTTGGTTGTGTCTTGCATAGATTTCCAGGATGATGTTTAGGAGTCACAGCTTTGGTTCCTTTCCACACCAGTGTTGATGTCCTTCATCTCCGGTTCAAAATAAAATGTCTTCAATCTCATAGGACTAGAGACATGTTCATCCTGGTTACTTTGGGTTCCCGTGTCTCCTTGGGACCTACCCATCCTTTTCTTTAGATAGCACTACAAGGATCTGTTGAAGTATTTATAAACAGACTTCACTTAGAATTGTCTGTTAGATTCCCGCATCCCCTTGGGAGTTGCCCATCCTTTTCTTCAGATTGCAATACTGACATGATTTATTGATTGTATAGAAGATCTTGACTTTAAATGTTTCCAAGCAACCCCAGGACCAAACATTTGACTTTGAAGTTGGTTGCATTGTGTCTTCTTGTGTTAATGATCTTAATTAATTTCTGTGCGTCATGAATGCTAAAGTATTTTCTCTGCTTAGGTCATGATATTTAATTATTTAGGTCTGATTACTCTGTAAGGCCATTACTAATTTGGTAATTCTTTCCTTCTGAATACAATGGATTGGTATCGAAACTTTACTTCAGCCATAAAGTTAACAATAGTCATGCTATTCTATTCTTCTTCGATTAAGATTAGCAGTGGTACATGGCAGCATGCTACCGCCAAGTACTAACATACTCTACTATCATGCTGTCGTTATATTCATACAAGCAAATGGCATTTTATACATCTTGCACTGAATTTTTTATTCACTATGCTAAAATTCACTGACTAactttataattttattttgctGTATACTTATTTTCCTTGTACAGTTGTATGTGCTCGAATCTTTGCCCTTCGTAGAATATAAAAACATTTGATATTGTTTGCTCTATACTTTTAGGGACTTGAGAAATATGTTATGACAAAGCTGTATAATCGGGTATTTGCTTCGGTCCCTGAAGATGTGAAGAGTGATGAAGAGCTTTTTGAGAAAATGTCTTTGCTACAGCAGTTTATAAGGCCCGAAAACTTGGATATAAAACCAGAGTATCAGAATGAAACTTCTTGGCTGGTATGAAACTTAAGTTGTCTTGTTATTGTGATTTTTTATATCGTTGGATGTCTTGCACCACTTCTGTTACATGGCCACTGTAACATTTCTGCCATTCAATCCCCTGTTGCTGTCAGACACCCTCTCACGGAGTAGTTGAGGACCCTTTTTTTAAATGAGCATGAACTTGTGTGATTCATTGTCAGCAAGTCTACCAATCTTCAAATTAGAGCCAACAAATGTATTCTGCTGCCTACTGGCTAAGCCATTTGTTTAAATAGACCTTATGACAGCTGTTCATTCTTCATATCAGTGTAATTCACTAATATTCCttactttccttttctttttgtttattCTATTTTCTTGTTTTTGTGGTACAGCTCGCGCAGAAGGAGCTGCAGAAGATAAACATGTTTAAGGCTCCAAGGGATAAGCTTTCTTGCATCCTAAACTGCTGTAAAGTCATCAATAACTTACTGCTGAATGCTTCTATTGTATCCAATGATAATCCCCCAGGAGCTGATGAATTCCTTCCAGTCCTCATCTATGTTACCATAAAGGTATGGTTAACAGCTTTTGCATATACGGATTCATGATTGGTGATATTTTGTTAAGATGGCTGCCTTCACAAAAGAAGGATATGTTGTCAGCAGTATTGTTTTTATTCTCAGTGCTGTGCTGGATGCCTGGATGAAGAAAAATATGCCCCTCTTTCACTTGCATGCATGGACAAAGTTTCAGCGTGCCAATTTGACAGTTTAGTAGAATTAGCTTGACTTTAATATATGTTGGAAAAAGTATCAAGAAAGTTTTGATGTTGGTCATACTGTATCTGATCTGTCTCACATGAGGTGTCCCTTAGTGTGTCCGACTGTTGGTGCACTGTGCAGCCTTGCTTTGCTCCTCACCCCCCTTTCTCTTCAGTCTGTACAGCTGTAGCTAGTGTTATGAACTTAGGATGCAATTGTTTGACAGCAGAAACTTCTAGTTAGAATCTGCTTGAGCTTTGCTTTCAACTTTGAAGGATGATCATACTTTCAATAACAAACCTACTTTGTATTTATAAGGATCTGGAAAAGATTTACCCTCAAGAAAGGAGACTCTGGAGTAACACTCAAGCAACATGATAATGAAAAATTCCGTGCCAAAATGATCAATAAAGACCTTGGGTTGGATATCTTGTGTAGGTGCCAGTATAGTTTTTAGTCAATCGGAACTGAACCTAGCTAAGTTGGTTGAGGGTGTAGATGTACACCCATACCATCGAAGTTTGAGTCCTTGACTCCTTGTCGAGGTGAATTTGGGTGCCTATCTCTTCTTATTATGAAGCAGCCTAGTTCCTCCTAGGTTGGtcaacttttttttccttttcagccAATCAATTCATGCTTAACCAACTGGTGACCTTTAATTGTTTGTTACACCTGTGCCCTTCTGCAAGTCTTACTCAAAAGTAGGGAACTACTGCGATTATCTCAAACTAGTAATTGTCAAATATGCCCTTGCGTCTCTTTAATAATTTTGATTCCTTATCTGGACTAGAATGTTAGGTATCAAGCTTCATTTTTTCCCCTGTAAATCGTTTGATGCAATTTACTGCAGTCAGGATTGTCATAGTACCTTACATGTTCTTAGTGCAGGCTAATCCTCCACAGCTGCACTCAAATCTGCTATACATACAGAGGTATAGACGGCAAACGCGATTGGTGTCAGAGGCTCAATACTTTTTTACAAATATACTGTCTGCTGAGTCTTTCATATGGAACATTGATGGCGAATCACTGTCTATGAATGAGCTAGATTTCCAAAGGAAGATGGATTGGGCAAGGGAGCGCTTGTTGGGATTATCAGCTGACTCAGAAAAGCAGGATAATCAAGCTAATCCTGATTTCCAAGAACAGA encodes the following:
- the LOC101786717 gene encoding vacuolar protein sorting-associated protein 9A, which translates into the protein MEGGGDAFGSSTAPLAWHDFLERMRQPSAAEFVKSIKSFIVTFSNRAPDPEKDSASVQEFLENMEGAFRAHTPWAGSSEEELESAGEGLEKYVMTKLYNRVFASVPEDVKSDEELFEKMSLLQQFIRPENLDIKPEYQNETSWLLAQKELQKINMFKAPRDKLSCILNCCKVINNLLLNASIVSNDNPPGADEFLPVLIYVTIKANPPQLHSNLLYIQRYRRQTRLVSEAQYFFTNILSAESFIWNIDGESLSMNELDFQRKMDWARERLLGLSADSEKQDNQANPDFQEQRSQNLKAYRSSDVSLSLKDPVQGSGQDMRRDSDVSVSGKPVERVQSISDLEKKGATELLNDDDLNRKFQEYPYLFARAGDLTIADVESLLNSYKQLVVRYVALAQGKGVSPETILAPSGQTASDLAVSEEPENVNSVVNNNENSEGISKTSDDVTSENHHSEVVDTDVSEQMTQKTAVDSSDDSKVSKDEASHQPENA